A single window of Lepisosteus oculatus isolate fLepOcu1 chromosome 29, fLepOcu1.hap2, whole genome shotgun sequence DNA harbors:
- the mfsd12b gene encoding major facilitator superfamily domain containing 12b isoform X2 — translation MADERSMPLCSRLSYSVGHFLNDLCASMWFTYLLVYYHSVLGFQNTCAGILLLVGQIADGVCTPLIGYESDRTPGCGRYGKRKSWHLVGTVSVLLSFPFIFNPCIGCGQETPQWVGLTYFIPFIVIFQFGWAATQISHLSLIPELVTNDHEKVELTAYRYAFTVIANITVYAVAWLLFKFQAGQVDDPAMTDSLGWQDVSVFRNLALIVVGLGAVFSLLFHVGTKEKGLVLPKPADEDGERQPVLQRAPPHSLMQWKHWLKEPAFYQVAMLYMCTRLIVNMSQTYISMYLTNSLMLPKNYIATIPLVMYVSGFVSSLFMKPVSRLIGRYMTYFVGLLLILAFAYWVMVDVKMGKAVYGAAVLLGAGSATILVMSLSMTADLIGNQTQSGAFVYGAMSFTDKVANGVGVVIIQSLHPCHTQICCPACVWFYHHIMVIVTGGVAFVAALSLCSILIWPIKIRIRTKEEQIN, via the exons ATGGCTGACGAGCGCTCCATGCCCCTGTGCAGCCGCCTGAGCTACTCGGTCGGGCACTTTCTGAACGACCTGTGCGCCTCCATGTGGTTCACATACCTGCTGGTGTACTACCACTCCGTGCTGGGCTTCCAGAACACCTGCGCCGGCATCCTGCTGCTGGTCGGGCAGATCGCGGACGGGGTCTGCACGCCTCTCATCGGGTACGAGTCGGACCGGACCCCGGGCTGCGGGCGCTACGGCAAGAGGAAGTCCTGGCACCTCGTGG GGACAGTGAGTGTGCTGCTGTCATTTCCTTTCATCTTCAACCCCTGCATCGGCTGTGGGCAGGAGACGCCGCAGTGGGTGGGCCTAACCTACTTCATCCCCTTCATCGTCATCTTCCAGTTCGGCTGGGCGGCCACACAGATCTCCCACCTGTCCCTCATCCCCGAGCTGGTCACCAACGACCACGAGAAGGTGGAGCTCACGGCTTACAG GTACGCCTTCACCGTCATCGCCAACATCACTGTGTACGCCGTCGCCTGGCTGCTGTTCAAGTTCCAGGCCGGGCAGGTGGACGACCCGGCGATGACCGACAGCCTGGGCTGGCAGGACGTCTCCGTCTTCAGG AACCTGGCCCTGATCGTGGTCGGGCTCGGGGCCGTGTTTTCTCTGCTGTTCCACGTGGGCACGAAGGAGAAGGGGCTGGTGCTGCCGAAGCCGGCCGACGAGGATGGGGAGCGCCAGCCGGTGCTGCAGCGGGCGCCCCCCCATTCCCTGATGCAGTGGAAACACTGGCTGAAGGAGCCTGCCTTCTACCAG GTGGCTATGCTGTACATGTGCACCAGACTGATTGTGAACATGTCTCAGACCTACATCTCCATGTACCTGACTAACTCCCTCATGCTCCCCAAG AACTACATCGCCACGATCCCTCTGGTGATGTACGTCAGTGGATTCGTCTCCTCTTTATTCATGAAGCCAGTCAGCAGGCTGATTGGTAGATAT ATGACCTATTTTGTGGGCCTCCTGCTGATCCTGGCCTTCGCCTACTGGGTGATGGTGGACGTGAAGATGGGCAAGGCGGTGTATGGTGCCGCGGTGCTGCTGGGCGCCGGCTCTGCCACCATCCTGGTGATGTCGCTCTCCATGACCGCCGACCTCATCGGGAACCAGACG CAAAGCGGGGCTTTCGTGTACGGAGCGATGAGCTTCACCGACAAGGTGGCCAACGGAGTGGGCGTCGTCATCATCCAGAGCCTCCATCCCTGCCA CACACAGATCTGCTGCCCCGCCTGCGTCTGGTTCTACCACCACATCATGGTGATCGTCACCGGGGGAGTGGCCTTCGTGGCGGCTCTGTCCCTGTGCTCCATCCTCATCTGGCCAATCAAGATCCGAATCA GAACCAAGGAAGAACAGATAAACTAG
- the mfsd12b gene encoding major facilitator superfamily domain containing 12b isoform X1: MADERSMPLCSRLSYSVGHFLNDLCASMWFTYLLVYYHSVLGFQNTCAGILLLVGQIADGVCTPLIGYESDRTPGCGRYGKRKSWHLVGTVSVLLSFPFIFNPCIGCGQETPQWVGLTYFIPFIVIFQFGWAATQISHLSLIPELVTNDHEKVELTAYRYAFTVIANITVYAVAWLLFKFQAGQVDDPAMTDSLGWQDVSVFRNLALIVVGLGAVFSLLFHVGTKEKGLVLPKPADEDGERQPVLQRAPPHSLMQWKHWLKEPAFYQVAMLYMCTRLIVNMSQTYISMYLTNSLMLPKNYIATIPLVMYVSGFVSSLFMKPVSRLIGRYMTYFVGLLLILAFAYWVMVDVKMGKAVYGAAVLLGAGSATILVMSLSMTADLIGNQTQSGAFVYGAMSFTDKVANGVGVVIIQSLHPCHTQICCPACVWFYHHIMVIVTGGVAFVAALSLCSILIWPIKIRISLSTITGLMGTDSEDVGGTQVVN, from the exons ATGGCTGACGAGCGCTCCATGCCCCTGTGCAGCCGCCTGAGCTACTCGGTCGGGCACTTTCTGAACGACCTGTGCGCCTCCATGTGGTTCACATACCTGCTGGTGTACTACCACTCCGTGCTGGGCTTCCAGAACACCTGCGCCGGCATCCTGCTGCTGGTCGGGCAGATCGCGGACGGGGTCTGCACGCCTCTCATCGGGTACGAGTCGGACCGGACCCCGGGCTGCGGGCGCTACGGCAAGAGGAAGTCCTGGCACCTCGTGG GGACAGTGAGTGTGCTGCTGTCATTTCCTTTCATCTTCAACCCCTGCATCGGCTGTGGGCAGGAGACGCCGCAGTGGGTGGGCCTAACCTACTTCATCCCCTTCATCGTCATCTTCCAGTTCGGCTGGGCGGCCACACAGATCTCCCACCTGTCCCTCATCCCCGAGCTGGTCACCAACGACCACGAGAAGGTGGAGCTCACGGCTTACAG GTACGCCTTCACCGTCATCGCCAACATCACTGTGTACGCCGTCGCCTGGCTGCTGTTCAAGTTCCAGGCCGGGCAGGTGGACGACCCGGCGATGACCGACAGCCTGGGCTGGCAGGACGTCTCCGTCTTCAGG AACCTGGCCCTGATCGTGGTCGGGCTCGGGGCCGTGTTTTCTCTGCTGTTCCACGTGGGCACGAAGGAGAAGGGGCTGGTGCTGCCGAAGCCGGCCGACGAGGATGGGGAGCGCCAGCCGGTGCTGCAGCGGGCGCCCCCCCATTCCCTGATGCAGTGGAAACACTGGCTGAAGGAGCCTGCCTTCTACCAG GTGGCTATGCTGTACATGTGCACCAGACTGATTGTGAACATGTCTCAGACCTACATCTCCATGTACCTGACTAACTCCCTCATGCTCCCCAAG AACTACATCGCCACGATCCCTCTGGTGATGTACGTCAGTGGATTCGTCTCCTCTTTATTCATGAAGCCAGTCAGCAGGCTGATTGGTAGATAT ATGACCTATTTTGTGGGCCTCCTGCTGATCCTGGCCTTCGCCTACTGGGTGATGGTGGACGTGAAGATGGGCAAGGCGGTGTATGGTGCCGCGGTGCTGCTGGGCGCCGGCTCTGCCACCATCCTGGTGATGTCGCTCTCCATGACCGCCGACCTCATCGGGAACCAGACG CAAAGCGGGGCTTTCGTGTACGGAGCGATGAGCTTCACCGACAAGGTGGCCAACGGAGTGGGCGTCGTCATCATCCAGAGCCTCCATCCCTGCCA CACACAGATCTGCTGCCCCGCCTGCGTCTGGTTCTACCACCACATCATGGTGATCGTCACCGGGGGAGTGGCCTTCGTGGCGGCTCTGTCCCTGTGCTCCATCCTCATCTGGCCAATCAAGATCCGAATCA GTCTGTCCACGATCACTGGCCTGATGGGGACGGACAGCGAGGACGTCGGGGGCACCCAGGTCGTCAACTGA